In a genomic window of Pelodiscus sinensis isolate JC-2024 chromosome 32, ASM4963464v1, whole genome shotgun sequence:
- the LOC106731373 gene encoding C-type lectin domain family 2 member B-like isoform X1 — MREGEETGPSAQPLNASGDLKSEGKPGDQAKPALWKRPAVLAAVILALVVVVVALAAALGVEKSRQPPPCPAAAPGCPDGWFRSEGKCYYFSKAERDWTESQNNCSSHAASLTGIENLQELASLLPYPGRLDHWIGLQKDAGGVWRWVNGTKFDRRFEIQGGADCTYLNEDLTISSSSCSRLRKWLCSKPDAST; from the exons atgagggagggagaggaaacggGCCCCTCTGCGCAGCCTCTTAATGCCTCAGGAGATTTGAAGAGTGAAGGAAAACCAG GTGATCAGGCTAAACCTGCGCTATGGAAACGTCCAGCTGTCCTTGCAGCCGTAATCTTGGCTCTGGTGGTCGTCGTCGTTGCTttagcagcagctctgggag tggaAAAATCTAGGCAGCCGCCTCcctgccccgctgctgcccctgggtgccccGACGGCTGGTTCAGGAGCGAAGGGAAATGTTACTATTTTTCTAAGGCTGAAAGGGACTGGACCGAAAGCCAGAACAACTGCTCCTCACACGCTGCCTCCCTGACTGGGATTGAGAatctgcaggagctg GCTTCCCTGCTGCCCTACCCAGGCAGACTGGACCACTGGATTGGCCTCCAGAAGGACGCAGGTGGGGTCTGGAGATGGGTCAATGGCACCAAGTTCGACCGTCG GTTTGAAATACAAGGAGGAGCCGACTGCACCTACCTAAATGAAGACCTCACAAtcagcagctccagctgcagtAGGCTGAGGAAATGGCTCTGCAGCAAACCCGATGCCTCTACATAG